A region of the Ranitomeya imitator isolate aRanImi1 chromosome 5, aRanImi1.pri, whole genome shotgun sequence genome:
tatatatatattttttaaagggaacctgtcatccccaaaatcgaagatgagctaagcccacccagcatcaggggcttatctacagcattctgtaatgctgtagataagcccccaatgtaacctgaaagataagaaaaacaggttagattattctGACGCAGGGGCGGTCCTATCCGATGggcgtccggtctggggcctcccatcttacgatgacatcttcttcttgtcttcacgctgcggcgcaggcgtactttgtctgccctgttgagggcagagcaaagtactgcagtgcgcaggtgctgggcctctctaacctttcccggcacctgcgcactgcagtactttgctctgccctcaacaggacagactaagtacgcctgcgccgcagcgtgaagacaagaagaggacgtcatcgtaagaagatgggaggccacggaccggaccgcccctgggtgaggatAATCTAACCGctctctcatctttcaggatacatcgggggcttatatacagcattacagaatgaccggttccctttaatgacatgtaggctgtgtgcacacgttgcggatttttcgctgttttttcactataaaaacgcatagattatgcatcccatcatttagaatgcattccgcaatttttgtgcacatgatgcgttttttctgcgaaaaaaaaaaaaaagcatcgcggtaaaataactcagcatgttcattaattttgaggatttttttgcatttttcccgctatttaatgcattggggaaaaacgcgtcaaaactgtacgggaaaaaaacgcatgtggatttcttgcagaaaatgtccgtttttgctcaggaaatttctgccagaaatcctgaacgtgtgcacatagccttagtgtggtAAATCTGAAAATGCTTAATTCTTTAGGTCTTTagtaggattacagcgataccacatttgtaTCACTTTATATTATGTTTTGCCTCTTTTACcgaataaaaacaattttttttttttttgtttaccggTATATTGGTGTTTTGCATCTcctatattctgagagctagagCTTCTATTTCTCCTGATGGATCTGTATGGTGTTTTTTCTTGTGGGACAAGATAGTTTTCAGAGATTCCATTTTTACTTACGTTTTgtcattttgatcgcgttttaATTCATTTTTTGTTCGGTGGTGTGATGAAAAAGCTGTTTTTTgccactttatttaaaaaaaaaaaaaaaaaaaaattttcactgaGGGGGTTAACTAGTATGATTGGTATGCATGTCTAGTCTTTCTGGACACAGCAAGAacaaatgtgcttttttttttttttttttttttccccctgcacTTACTCTGTGGGACTTTTCTTACTCTGATCACTGGTATAATGCATTTCTATGTaccagcattgcaatgcattatcccTTTCAACTCTGATCGCTTTTTGGATCGTGCTGCCTGCATGGTCTTAGCAGGCCACCGTAGCTGGGTGACCCAGCGGTTGTCATTTGCCCTGGGAATTGCCATGACAATGATTGGGTTTTTGCGATGATGTTGCTGGGGTGTTGATCGGACGAGAGAGTGTGCTTTCCCTCtcgctgccttctaaatgctgagaTCGCTGTTGATCACAACATTTAGAGGGTTTAAACAGGTGGGGATGGTGCGGGCTCAACTCCTGGCTATGACTGCAGGGTCTCGGCTATCACTTACCGTAACGTCCATTTGCGTGAACGCACCTCAAAATAGGACGTATTGGAACTaatgtcgcaaaggggttaaatatccccctgtttttgttgttgtttgtttgtAAATGTCACTTTAGAGCACCATCCACATGTATTATATTATGCCTTCCTGCAGATTTTTGATGTGAAACCTGCATCATGAGTCTCCACATCCGGTCATGGATTTACTGTATCAATTTGTACAATctattcttttaacccctttctgacatcggacgtactatcccgtccatgtggggtgggcccctatgaccatggacgggatagtacgtccagcgcgatcggcggcgctcccggggggagcgcggccgggtgtcagctgtttatcgcagctgacatccggcactatgtgccaggagcggtcacggtccgcccccggcacattaacccctggcacaccgcgatcaaagatgatcgcgatgtgccggcggtgcagggaagcatcgcgcagggagggggctccctgcggacttccctgagccccccgcagcaacgcgatgtgatcgcgttgctgcgagggtcttacctccctccctccctgctcgagccccggatccaagatggccgcggatccgggtcctgcagggagggaggtggcttcacagagcctgctcagagcaggcactgtgaaggctgcagcgctgcatgtcagatcagtgatctgacagtgctgtgcaaactgtcagatcactgatctgtgatgtcccacccctgggacaaagtaaaaaagtaaaaaaaaaaattttcaaacaggtaaaaaaaaaaaaaaaaaaatattccaaaataatgaaaaaaaatatatatattattcccataaatacatttctttatctaaataaaaaaaacaaaacaataaaagtacacatatttagtatcgccgcgtccgtaacggcccgacctataaaactggcccactagttaaccccttcagtaaacaccgtaagaaaaaaaaaaaaaaagaggcaaaaaacaacgctttattatcataccgccgaacaaaaagtggaatagcacgcgatcaaaaagacagatataaataaccatggtaccgctgaaaacgtcatcttgtcccgcaaaaaacgagcccccatacagcatcatcagcaaaaaaataaaaaagttatagttctgagaataaagcgatgccaaaataatttttttctataaaatagtttttatcgtataaaagcgccaaaacataaaaaaatgatataaatgaggtgtcgctgtaatcgtactgacccgaagaataaaactgctttatcaattttaccaaacgcggaacggtataaacgcctcccccaaaagaaattcatgaatagctggtttttggtcattctgcctcacaaaaatcggaataaaaagcgatcaaaaaatgtcacgtgcccgaaaatgttaccaataaaaacgtcaactcgtcccgcaaaaaacaagacctcacatgactctgtggaccaaaatatagaaaaattatagctctcaaaatgtggtaacgcaaaaaatattttttgcaataaaaagcgtctttcagtgtgtgacggctgccaatcataaaaatccgctaaaaaacccgctataaaagtaaaatcaaaccccccttcatcacccccttagttagggaaaaattaaaaaaatgtatttatttccattttcccattagggttagggctagggttagggctagggttagggctagggttagggctagggttagggttagggctagggttagggctagggctacagtttgggttggggctaaagttacggttagggtttagattacatttacagttgggaataggtttgggattagggtaaggggtgtgtctgggttagaggtgtggttagggttactgttgggattagggttaggggtgtgtttggattagggtttcagttataattggggggtttccactgtttaggcacatcaggggctctccaaacgcgatatggcgtccgatctcaattccagccaattctgcgttgaaaaagtaaaacagtgcttcttcccttccgagctctgccatgcgcccaaacagtggtttacccccacatgtggggtattggcatactcaggacaaattgtacaacaatgtttggggtccattttctcctgttacccttggtaaaataaaacaaattggagctgaattaaattttttgtgaaaaaaagttaaatgttcatttttatttaaacattcaaaaaattcctgtgaagcaccagaagggataataaacttcttgaatatggttttgagcaccttgaggggtgtagtttttagaatggtgtcacacttgggtattttctatcatatagacccctcaaaatgacttcaaatgagatgtggtccctaaaataaaatggtgttgtagaaatgagaaattgctggtcaacttttaacccttataactccctaacaaaaaaaaattttggttccaaaattgtgttgatgtaaagtagacatgtgggaaatgttacttattaagtattttgtgtgacatatctctgtgatttaattgcataaaaattcaaagttggaaaattgcgaaattttcataattttcgccaaatttccgttttttttcacaaataaacgcaggtactatcaaagaatttttaccattgtcatgaagtacaatatgtcacgagaaaacaatgtcagaatcaccaggatccattgaagcgttccagagttataacctcataaagggacagtggtcagaattgtaaaaattggcccggtcattaacgtgcaaaccacccttgggggtaaaggggttaaaagtggagGATGTTGGCAGGATTTGGGATCCAGACACCAGTGACTGAGATTTTCTAAAAGTGACcgtatttatttatttctatctAGTGTTGTTTGAcccttttttgccttttttttcttctctgcaggCTAATTACTGATCATGGGGGCATTTTTGGACAAACCTAAAACGGAGAAACACAACGCTCACGGAGCCGGAAATGGTTTGCGATATGGACTGAGCAGCATGCAGGGCTGGCGGGTTGAAATGGAAGACGCTCACACCGCTGTGGTGGGGATCCCTCATGGCCTGGAAGACTGGTCCTTTTTTGCCGTTTATGATGGGCATGCTGGATCTCGTGTTGCAAATTACTGCTCGTCGCACTTGTTAGAGCATATAACAGATAATGAGGACTTCAGGGTGACTGAAATGTCCGGGTCCAACGTGGAACCTTCTGTAGAAAATGTTAAAAGCGGCATACGAACTGGATTTTTAAAAATTGACGAGTATATGCGCAACTTTGCCGATTTAAGGAATGGCATGGACAGAAGCGGCTCTACTGCTGTGGCCGTCCTTATTTCGCCAAGCCATGTGTATTTCATCAACTGTGGGGATTCTAGGTCTGTGTTGTATAGGAGTGGACAAGTTTGCTTTTCCACACAGGATCACAAACCTTGCAATCCGAGGGAGAAAGAAAGGATTCAAAATGCTGGCGGCAGCGTCATGATCCAGCGCGTCAATGGATCGTTAGCAGTTTCTCGTGCCCTTGGGGACTATGACTACAAGTGTGTCGATGGCAAGGGTCCTACCGAGCAGCTCGTCTCTCCCGAGCCTGAGGTGTATGAGATTGTACGAGCAGAAGATGACGAGTTTATAATTCTAGCCTGCGACGGCATCTGGGATGTCATGAGCAATGAAGAGCTTTGTGAATTTGTCGACTATAGGCTTCAGCTCACCGATGACCTCGAGAAAGTGTGCAATTCTGTAGTGGACACCTGTTTACATAAGGTGAGTGACTAGAGAAAGATGTGTGCAAAGATGGTCCTAAATGGAACTAAAgtcttgttgttttttgttttttttgctgctaCCATCATTAGTGTGTCTGGTTGTTTAAAGGTTTATGTAACACCCCTTTTATCATCTGTCCATAGTATAGTTAATGTGTGATCGCTGTGGGCCCCACCCAACACACAAACTCGTACTCGTAGCATGAAGGACTAGCAGTAATTTTCCCACATGGGATTCAACCTCTGAGCATAAGAATGGGAGTATTGAAGCAGTGGAAACCCACAGATTATAGATCTATCCTGTGTATTGATAAATGTTAATGGGATAGTACTTTTAacaccttcaagacgcagcccttcttCGTTTTTGCGTttacatttttcgctcccctccttctcagagccataacttttttttatttttccgtcaatatggccatgtgagggctcgttttttgcaggacgagttgtactttttaacgtcACCATTGGTTTTTGCATGTCTTGTAgaagaaaagggggaaaaaaattccaagtgtggtgaaattgcaaaaaaaagtgcaatcccacacttgttttttgtttggctttttttgctaggttcactaaatgctaaaacggacctgccattatgattctccaggtcattacgagttcatagacaccaaacatgtctaggttctcttttatctaagtggtgaaaaaatttctaaagtttgctaaaaaaaaaaaaaaaaaaaaaatgccgcaattttccaatacccgtagcgtttacatttttcgggatcttgggtcgggtgtgagggcttattttttgcgtgccaagctgacgtttttaatgatagcacttTCTGCacgcatttctggcccgatggccggaagtggtagttaaatgctgctgtcagagtttgacagcggcatttaactagttaatagcggcaggtggatcgcgattccacctgccgctattgcgtgcacatgtcagctgtacaaacagCTGACATATTGCATTTTTGATGTGggctcagtacagccccataccgaTGCAAGTGGGAAAGAAGACTAAGGCACCATACACTTAGTGGCAGCTCCCAATTGTCTTCCAGAATTGCTTCAGTGAATGGGCCATTAATGCTCGGCCAAGAACTGTGCGCCCTTCATCAGTGCTAAAGCTCATAGAAAATCTGACACGGGTACCAATAAGCCCTCCactctaagggctcctttccacttggcaGCAAAAagaggtccgatttacggaccgaaaaaacggatgtaacgtatgcgattgtcatgcgatttttttttttattttttttttttttgcaacatccgtatgacgtccgtattgctgtccgatttttaacgcatcggtgtcctttgaaaagcctgtaatccagcgcagtgtacagtaaaatcacactga
Encoded here:
- the PPM1B gene encoding protein phosphatase 1B isoform X1 produces the protein MGAFLDKPKTEKHNAHGAGNGLRYGLSSMQGWRVEMEDAHTAVVGIPHGLEDWSFFAVYDGHAGSRVANYCSSHLLEHITDNEDFRVTEMSGSNVEPSVENVKSGIRTGFLKIDEYMRNFADLRNGMDRSGSTAVAVLISPSHVYFINCGDSRSVLYRSGQVCFSTQDHKPCNPREKERIQNAGGSVMIQRVNGSLAVSRALGDYDYKCVDGKGPTEQLVSPEPEVYEIVRAEDDEFIILACDGIWDVMSNEELCEFVDYRLQLTDDLEKVCNSVVDTCLHKGSRDNMSIVLVCLQNAPKVSDEAIKKDAELDKYLELKIEEIMTTAGEEGMPDLTHVMRILSAENIPHLPPGGGLAGKRSVIEDVYNRLNPHRETDGGPTGTADNAANGKLVEALRELRINHRGNCRQLLEEMLSSYRLGKMQGDESSAGSPESPASDGAASDTVTGSHTPVE
- the PPM1B gene encoding protein phosphatase 1B isoform X2, producing the protein MGAFLDKPKTEKHNAHGAGNGLRYGLSSMQGWRVEMEDAHTAVVGIPHGLEDWSFFAVYDGHAGSRVANYCSSHLLEHITDNEDFRVTEMSGSNVEPSVENVKSGIRTGFLKIDEYMRNFADLRNGMDRSGSTAVAVLISPSHVYFINCGDSRSVLYRSGQVCFSTQDHKPCNPREKERIQNAGGSVMIQRVNGSLAVSRALGDYDYKCVDGKGPTEQLVSPEPEVYEIVRAEDDEFIILACDGIWDVMSNEELCEFVDYRLQLTDDLEKVCNSVVDTCLHKGSRDNMSIVLVCLQNAPKVSDEAIKKDAELDKYLELKIEEIMTTAGEEGMPDLTHVMRILSAENIPHLPPGGGLAGKRSVIEDVYNRLNPHRETDGGAGDLEDPW